A genomic region of Alicyclobacillus sp. SO9 contains the following coding sequences:
- the pyrE gene encoding orotate phosphoribosyltransferase → MSFLSVEDTVSNQLAQGLLKIGAVELRPNNPFTWSSGWKSPIYCDNRLTLSYPVLRSLISGGLKEAIQNNFPQAEVLAGTATAGIPHAAFVAQELSLPMAYVRSSAKSHGKGKRIEGLIRAGSQVLVIEDTISTGSSAFDAAQALRDHGAKVVGVAAIFSYDFDTAVSRARELDIPVLRLLGYPQLIQSAIEMGYISQADEQRLLSWRNSPETFGV, encoded by the coding sequence ATGAGTTTCCTGTCTGTAGAAGATACGGTGTCAAACCAATTGGCACAAGGACTCCTGAAAATTGGAGCGGTGGAGCTGCGTCCAAACAATCCGTTTACGTGGTCGTCCGGATGGAAGTCTCCTATTTACTGTGACAATCGATTAACGCTGTCTTATCCGGTGCTGCGATCACTTATCAGCGGCGGACTGAAAGAGGCGATTCAAAATAATTTTCCGCAGGCAGAAGTTCTGGCAGGAACGGCGACTGCCGGAATTCCGCATGCTGCCTTTGTGGCTCAGGAACTGTCTCTGCCAATGGCGTATGTCAGGTCCAGTGCGAAAAGCCACGGCAAAGGCAAGCGGATTGAGGGCTTGATCCGTGCTGGTAGTCAGGTTTTGGTGATAGAAGACACAATTTCTACGGGAAGCTCAGCCTTTGACGCGGCTCAAGCATTACGCGATCACGGTGCCAAGGTTGTCGGTGTGGCAGCCATCTTTTCCTATGACTTTGACACTGCTGTTTCGCGGGCCCGGGAACTGGACATTCCGGTTCTCCGGTTGCTCGGGTATCCGCAGTTAATTCAGAGTGCAATTGAGATGGGTTACATTTCTCAAGCGGATGAACAAAGACTCCTTAGTTGGCGAAACTCGCCGGAAACCTTTGGGGTTTAG